The following are encoded together in the Acidobacteriota bacterium genome:
- a CDS encoding SDR family oxidoreductase: MFRLDRKTIAVIGAGSGIGQAVALGVAQQGGHTICLDINAANAAATAEMIAKTGGSADSGVMDIADETSVRDGLANSLHHRPGLDGLVCTPAINVRKSILKYTGEEFDRVVRVNLRGNFNVLQAAGQLMVLQKSGSIVLFSSIRSLVTEPGQSVYSMTKAGIVQLVRTAATEWGQLGVRVNAVGPGVIETPLTAPIKSQPAWYQAYADKTPMKRWAQASEMAGPTVFLLSDAASYVTGTILFADGGWLANDGRFTPPGM; encoded by the coding sequence ATGTTCAGACTCGATCGAAAGACGATAGCGGTTATTGGCGCAGGTTCGGGGATCGGCCAGGCGGTCGCCCTCGGGGTTGCGCAACAGGGCGGCCACACCATTTGCCTCGACATCAACGCCGCCAACGCCGCGGCGACCGCGGAGATGATCGCCAAGACCGGCGGCTCGGCCGACTCGGGTGTGATGGACATTGCCGACGAGACCTCGGTGCGCGATGGCCTCGCCAACTCGCTGCACCACCGCCCAGGGCTCGACGGCCTGGTCTGCACACCGGCCATCAACGTCCGGAAATCCATCTTGAAATACACCGGCGAGGAGTTCGACCGCGTGGTGCGCGTCAACCTGCGCGGCAACTTCAACGTGCTGCAGGCGGCGGGCCAGTTGATGGTCCTCCAGAAATCCGGCAGCATCGTGCTGTTCTCGTCCATTCGATCGCTCGTCACCGAGCCGGGGCAGTCGGTCTACTCGATGACCAAGGCGGGCATCGTGCAACTGGTGCGCACCGCCGCCACCGAGTGGGGACAGCTGGGGGTGCGGGTCAACGCGGTCGGCCCGGGCGTGATTGAAACCCCGCTCACGGCGCCGATCAAGTCGCAGCCCGCGTGGTACCAGGCCTACGCCGACAAGACGCCCATGAAGCGTTGGGCACAGGCGTCGGAGATGGCCGGCCCCACCGTGTTCCTGCTGTCGGATGCGGCCAGCTACGTGACCGGCACGATCCTGTTCGCCGATGGCGGCTGGCTCGCCAACGACGGACGGTTCACGCCGCCGGGAATGTAG
- a CDS encoding type II toxin-antitoxin system prevent-host-death family antitoxin: MATITVNIHEAKTQLSKLVERASKGETIIIAKAGKPMVKVTAIDAPKKAKRFGFLAGQIKVPDDFDRLDAEVAKLFGIEE; the protein is encoded by the coding sequence ATGGCCACCATCACCGTCAACATCCACGAAGCCAAGACCCAACTTTCGAAGCTCGTGGAGCGAGCGTCGAAGGGGGAGACCATCATCATTGCCAAGGCTGGTAAGCCCATGGTGAAGGTCACCGCGATCGATGCGCCGAAGAAGGCGAAGCGATTCGGCTTCCTGGCAGGGCAGATCAAGGTCCCGGACGACTTTGACCGCCTGGATGCCGAGGTGGCGAAGTTGTTCGGGATTGAGGAGTGA
- a CDS encoding acetylornithine deacetylase/succinyl-diaminopimelate desuccinylase family protein, translating to MAASAIDRVLAEVDRAADEMIDFAARLVRIPTVNPPGEEYEACANAIGDQLRAHGADVHLLPAIGKREHTPLHPRINVVGRHDGRVKGPGIHLNGHFDVVPAGQGWTRDPFGGEIEGGRLYGRGSCDMKAGLAAAVFAAEAIRRAGVAHAAPIEISGTVDEESGGFAGVAWLAENRWISRERTKAVIIPEPFGVDRVCVGHRGVYWFEVVAEGRIAHGSMPYLGANAVEGMSHLLELVRDELGPALLGRVTAMPVVPEGSRHATININGIDGGQPVDESPSPCVADRCRVVFDRRFLLEEGLERTRAEIAGLVAKAQVRMPTVRFSIEDRMIVEPTRAPDDAPVIAALTGAIARVVGRPASLVASPGTYDQKHVDRIAGVPQCVAYGPGDLALAHQPDEYCSIADIVMATKVLALAVLTLAE from the coding sequence GTGGCTGCCTCCGCCATCGACCGCGTCCTCGCTGAAGTTGATCGCGCTGCCGACGAGATGATCGATTTCGCGGCTCGGCTCGTGCGCATTCCCACGGTGAACCCGCCGGGGGAGGAGTACGAGGCGTGCGCCAATGCGATTGGCGACCAGTTGCGGGCGCATGGCGCCGACGTCCACCTGCTGCCGGCAATCGGCAAGCGCGAACACACGCCGCTCCATCCCCGCATCAACGTCGTCGGTCGTCATGACGGCCGCGTCAAGGGACCGGGCATTCACCTGAACGGGCACTTCGACGTGGTGCCGGCGGGGCAGGGCTGGACGCGCGATCCGTTTGGCGGTGAGATCGAGGGCGGCCGGCTCTATGGCCGCGGCTCCTGCGACATGAAGGCGGGCCTCGCCGCGGCGGTGTTTGCGGCCGAGGCGATTCGCCGGGCCGGTGTCGCGCACGCGGCGCCGATCGAGATCAGCGGGACGGTCGATGAAGAAAGCGGCGGCTTCGCGGGCGTGGCGTGGCTGGCCGAGAACCGCTGGATCTCGCGGGAGCGAACCAAGGCCGTGATCATCCCGGAGCCGTTCGGCGTGGACCGGGTGTGCGTCGGTCATCGCGGCGTCTACTGGTTCGAGGTGGTGGCCGAGGGCCGCATTGCCCACGGCAGCATGCCGTACCTGGGCGCCAACGCCGTGGAGGGCATGTCGCACCTGCTCGAGCTGGTGCGCGACGAGCTCGGGCCGGCGCTCCTGGGGCGTGTGACGGCCATGCCGGTGGTGCCGGAAGGATCGCGCCACGCCACCATCAACATCAACGGCATCGACGGCGGGCAGCCGGTGGACGAATCACCGAGCCCATGTGTCGCCGATCGCTGCCGGGTGGTGTTCGATCGCCGCTTCCTGCTCGAAGAGGGCCTCGAGCGCACCCGCGCCGAGATTGCCGGGCTGGTGGCCAAAGCGCAGGTGCGCATGCCGACCGTCCGGTTTTCGATTGAAGACCGAATGATCGTCGAGCCGACCCGCGCGCCGGATGACGCGCCGGTGATCGCGGCGCTGACCGGCGCCATTGCCCGCGTGGTGGGCCGGCCGGCGTCGCTCGTGGCGAGTCCCGGCACCTACGATCAGAAACACGTCGATCGCATTGCCGGCGTGCCGCAGTGCGTGGCGTACGGTCCCGGCGACCTGGCGCTGGCGCATCAACCTGACGAGTACTGCTCGATTGCGGATATTGTGATGGCGACGAAAGTATTGGCGCTGGCGGTTCTGACGCTGGCGGAATGA
- the speB gene encoding agmatinase, which translates to MPPAAPQLIGLPYDASSSFLRGAAAAPPVIRQALWSPAGNTFTENGADLARLTDAGDLSLAEDSARARDQIEMGIGALLASGFQPIALGGDHSITYPILMAVTAERPTLTILHIDAHGDLYDHFEGDRLSHACPFARIMEECPGVTLVQVGIRTLTPHQRDQIARFGVNCIEMRHFASGARPAIDGPVYVSVDLDGLDPAFAPGVSHREPGGLGVRDVLTMIHQLRGPIVGADVVEFNPAQDLGGVTANVAAKIVREIAGQMMLGPAM; encoded by the coding sequence ATGCCGCCAGCCGCACCGCAGCTCATCGGCCTGCCCTACGACGCCAGTTCCTCGTTCCTGCGCGGGGCCGCGGCGGCGCCGCCGGTGATCCGACAGGCGCTGTGGTCGCCGGCCGGCAATACCTTCACCGAGAACGGCGCCGACCTTGCCCGGCTGACCGACGCGGGCGACCTGTCCCTGGCCGAGGATTCGGCCAGGGCGCGTGACCAGATCGAGATGGGTATTGGCGCACTGCTGGCCAGCGGGTTCCAACCGATCGCCCTCGGCGGTGACCACTCGATCACCTACCCGATCCTGATGGCGGTCACGGCTGAACGGCCCACGCTCACCATCCTCCACATCGACGCGCACGGCGACCTCTACGACCATTTCGAAGGTGATCGCCTGTCGCACGCCTGCCCGTTCGCCCGCATCATGGAGGAATGCCCAGGCGTCACGCTGGTGCAGGTGGGCATTCGCACGCTGACACCGCACCAGCGCGACCAGATCGCGCGGTTCGGCGTGAACTGCATCGAGATGCGGCACTTCGCCAGCGGCGCGCGGCCGGCCATCGACGGCCCGGTCTACGTCTCGGTTGACCTCGACGGCCTCGATCCGGCCTTTGCGCCCGGCGTCTCGCACCGCGAGCCCGGCGGCCTGGGCGTCCGCGACGTCTTGACAATGATCCACCAGCTGCGCGGGCCGATCGTGGGCGCCGATGTCGTCGAGTTCAATCCGGCGCAGGACCTCGGCGGCGTGACGGCGAATGTCGCCGCCAAGATCGTCCGCGAGATCGCTGGGCAGATGATGCTGGGTCCCGCAATGTAG
- a CDS encoding aminotransferase class III-fold pyridoxal phosphate-dependent enzyme, which produces MTGQEMVALSKQHSLYEWSAQAHVDPIPVAKAKGIHFWTPEGKRFIDFNSQLMCVNIGHGDPRVIKAIQDQAATLAYANPFMATEARARLGQKLAAICPGDIDVFFFTNGGAEANENAIRIARLATGRHKILARYRSYHGGTGASLTATGDPRRWAMEPGMPGIIHVPHPHHGLKRGTLSGPDALAELEEVIMLEGPQTIAGFLMETVTGTNGIHVPPDGYLEGVRALCDKHGILLICDEVMSGFGRTGEWFAVDHWKVVPDILVMAKGLTSAYVALGAVGLRRSIADHFKDKVFYGGLTYNSHPLGCAAALATIAVYEEDNLIERAKKMGVVMGKMLAELKAKHPCVGDVRSIGLFGIVELVKDRNTMEPLAPFNGTSPAMQALGKFFREEGLYTFVRWNTFFTNPPLCITEAELAEAFAIIDKGLYLTDGAVA; this is translated from the coding sequence ATGACTGGACAAGAAATGGTGGCGCTGTCGAAGCAGCACTCGCTCTACGAGTGGTCAGCGCAGGCGCACGTCGATCCCATCCCCGTGGCGAAAGCGAAGGGCATTCACTTCTGGACGCCCGAGGGCAAGCGCTTCATCGACTTCAACAGCCAGTTGATGTGCGTCAACATCGGCCACGGCGATCCGCGGGTGATCAAGGCGATCCAGGATCAGGCGGCGACGCTGGCCTACGCCAACCCGTTCATGGCCACCGAGGCGCGCGCCCGGTTGGGGCAGAAGCTGGCCGCGATCTGTCCCGGCGACATCGACGTCTTCTTCTTCACCAACGGCGGCGCCGAAGCCAACGAGAACGCGATCCGCATCGCGCGGCTGGCCACCGGCCGCCACAAGATCCTCGCGCGCTACCGGTCGTACCACGGCGGCACCGGCGCCAGCCTCACGGCGACCGGTGATCCGCGACGCTGGGCGATGGAGCCCGGCATGCCGGGCATCATCCACGTGCCGCACCCGCATCACGGGTTGAAGCGCGGTACGCTCTCCGGCCCCGACGCGCTCGCCGAACTCGAAGAAGTGATCATGCTCGAAGGGCCGCAGACCATCGCGGGCTTCCTGATGGAGACGGTGACGGGCACCAACGGCATTCACGTGCCGCCCGACGGCTATCTCGAAGGCGTGCGTGCGCTCTGCGACAAGCACGGCATCCTGCTGATCTGTGATGAGGTGATGTCCGGCTTCGGCCGCACCGGCGAGTGGTTCGCGGTCGATCACTGGAAGGTGGTCCCCGACATCCTGGTGATGGCCAAGGGCCTGACGAGCGCCTATGTCGCGCTGGGCGCCGTCGGCCTCCGCCGTTCGATCGCGGATCACTTCAAGGACAAGGTGTTCTACGGCGGCCTGACCTACAACAGCCACCCGCTTGGCTGCGCCGCGGCGCTGGCCACCATCGCGGTCTACGAGGAAGACAACCTGATCGAACGCGCCAAGAAGATGGGCGTGGTGATGGGGAAGATGCTGGCCGAGCTCAAGGCCAAGCACCCGTGCGTGGGCGATGTCCGCTCCATCGGCCTGTTCGGCATCGTCGAACTGGTCAAGGATCGCAACACCATGGAACCGCTGGCGCCGTTCAACGGCACGTCGCCGGCCATGCAGGCGCTCGGCAAGTTCTTCCGCGAAGAAGGGCTCTACACGTTCGTGCGGTGGAACACGTTCTTCACCAACCCGCCGCTGTGCATCACCGAGGCGGAGCTGGCGGAGGCGTTCGCGATTATCGACAAAGGCTTGTACCTGACGGACGGGGCGGTCGCCTAG
- a CDS encoding type II toxin-antitoxin system VapC family toxin yields the protein MRLLLDTHLLLWVAESPPGRLSSTGRRLLADEGNELVFSAASLWEIALKAHAGKADFGVDAGALRRALLDSGYVELPVTGEHAAATSTLPAIHKDPFDRLLLAQATCEGITLVTADETLASYPGPVRKV from the coding sequence GTGAGACTCCTCTTGGACACCCACCTGCTTCTGTGGGTGGCGGAGAGTCCGCCTGGCAGGCTCTCATCCACCGGACGCCGGCTCCTCGCCGACGAGGGTAATGAACTGGTGTTCAGCGCCGCTAGTCTCTGGGAGATCGCGCTCAAGGCCCACGCCGGTAAGGCCGACTTCGGTGTCGATGCAGGCGCACTCCGACGTGCGCTGCTCGACAGCGGCTATGTCGAATTGCCCGTCACCGGCGAGCATGCTGCCGCTACGTCCACCTTGCCCGCGATTCACAAGGATCCGTTCGACCGGTTGCTTTTGGCGCAAGCCACCTGCGAAGGTATTACGCTCGTGACCGCCGACGAGACGCTGGCCAGCTATCCGGGACCCGTCCGAAAAGTGTAA
- a CDS encoding thiolase family protein, whose translation MREAVIVSSSRTPLAKSQRGSFNITRPDDLAAHCIVSALAKVPGLEPAEIEEVILGCGQPHGPQGHNVARVAALRAGLPVSTPGVTVNRFCNSGLQAIVQAAHMVLQEGVEAAIGGGVESITMMQRDNSPNPWVQEHHPGLYMVMGETAEVVAKRYGISRLAQDEYSVMSQMRTASAQQGGAFADEIAPIDVRRAILDKKTGEKTGEEDARVDRDECNRADTTLEVLQKLPPVFDKTSGQGSVTAGNSSQLSDGASATLVMSMARAKDLGLAPLLVFRGYATAGCEPDEMGIGPVYAVPKLLKNQGLTVDDIDVWELNEAFASQVLYCRDQLGIPMERLNVNGGSIAIGHPFGMTGSRLVGTIAYEMQRRQARYGVVTMCVGGGQGAAALFERA comes from the coding sequence ATGCGCGAAGCCGTCATCGTCTCGAGTAGCCGCACGCCTCTGGCCAAGTCACAACGCGGATCCTTCAACATCACCCGGCCCGACGACCTGGCCGCGCATTGCATCGTTAGTGCCCTGGCCAAGGTGCCAGGGCTGGAACCGGCCGAGATCGAAGAAGTGATCCTCGGCTGCGGGCAGCCGCATGGCCCGCAGGGGCACAACGTCGCGCGCGTCGCGGCGTTGCGGGCCGGGCTGCCGGTCTCGACGCCAGGCGTGACGGTGAATCGCTTCTGCAATTCCGGCCTGCAGGCCATCGTCCAGGCGGCCCACATGGTGCTGCAAGAGGGCGTCGAGGCGGCGATTGGCGGCGGCGTCGAGTCGATCACGATGATGCAGCGCGACAACTCGCCCAACCCGTGGGTGCAGGAGCACCATCCCGGCCTCTACATGGTGATGGGCGAGACGGCGGAAGTGGTGGCCAAGCGCTACGGCATCAGCCGGCTGGCGCAGGACGAGTACTCGGTGATGAGCCAAATGCGGACGGCGAGCGCCCAGCAGGGGGGCGCGTTCGCCGACGAGATTGCCCCCATTGATGTCCGTCGCGCCATTCTCGACAAGAAGACCGGCGAGAAGACCGGCGAAGAAGACGCGCGGGTCGACCGCGACGAGTGCAATCGCGCCGACACCACCCTCGAGGTCCTGCAAAAACTGCCGCCCGTGTTCGACAAGACCAGCGGCCAGGGCAGCGTCACGGCCGGCAATTCGTCGCAGCTGTCGGATGGCGCGTCGGCCACACTGGTGATGTCCATGGCGCGCGCCAAGGACCTGGGCCTCGCGCCGCTGCTGGTGTTTCGCGGCTATGCGACCGCCGGATGCGAACCGGATGAGATGGGGATTGGGCCGGTCTATGCCGTGCCCAAGCTTCTCAAGAACCAGGGGCTCACGGTCGATGACATCGACGTGTGGGAGCTCAACGAGGCGTTTGCGTCGCAGGTGCTCTACTGCCGCGACCAGCTGGGCATCCCGATGGAGCGCCTCAACGTCAACGGCGGCTCGATTGCGATCGGCCACCCGTTCGGCATGACCGGGTCGCGCCTGGTCGGCACGATCGCCTACGAGATGCAACGTCGCCAGGCGCGCTACGGCGTGGTCACCATGTGCGTGGGCGGCGGGCAGGGCGCGGCCGCCCTGTTCG
- a CDS encoding YpdA family putative bacillithiol disulfide reductase, with the protein MSVRDVIIIGAGPSGLATAIAAKHFGLDYLVLEKGSLVDGIARFPINMVFFTTPELLEIGGIPLTTPYDKPTRAEALQYYRKVVDTFQLQVSLFEEVTEVKPATADEAAEVGALTLFRVYTRNARGVTRVREARNVVLAMGYYGAPVMLNIPGEDLPHVSHFYKEAHPYYRQRVVIVGGKNSAAEAALEIHRAGGHVTIVHRGAAFGDSIKYWVKPDIENRVKEGSIAAHFNANVVEIRPTAVVLDSGVTLPAEGVLLLTGYRADPDFMRRAGIDINPETLEPAYDAETHETNVPGLFVAGGQVAGKKTGSVFIENGRFHGEVIAKTLAGRM; encoded by the coding sequence ATGTCTGTTCGCGACGTCATCATCATTGGGGCCGGTCCGTCCGGGCTCGCCACCGCCATTGCCGCCAAGCACTTCGGCCTCGACTACCTCGTCCTCGAAAAAGGGTCGCTGGTCGACGGCATCGCGCGGTTCCCCATCAACATGGTGTTCTTCACCACTCCCGAGCTGCTGGAGATTGGCGGCATTCCCTTGACCACGCCGTACGACAAGCCGACCCGGGCCGAGGCGCTGCAGTACTACCGCAAGGTCGTCGACACGTTCCAGCTGCAGGTGTCGCTGTTCGAAGAGGTGACGGAGGTCAAGCCCGCCACCGCCGACGAAGCAGCTGAGGTGGGTGCGCTGACTCTCTTTCGCGTCTACACTCGCAACGCGCGCGGCGTGACGCGCGTGCGCGAGGCGCGCAACGTCGTGCTGGCCATGGGGTACTACGGCGCGCCGGTCATGTTGAACATTCCCGGCGAAGACCTGCCGCATGTCTCGCACTTCTACAAGGAAGCGCACCCGTACTACCGGCAGCGCGTGGTCATTGTCGGCGGCAAGAATTCCGCCGCCGAAGCGGCGCTCGAGATCCACCGCGCCGGCGGTCACGTCACCATCGTCCATCGCGGCGCGGCGTTCGGTGATTCGATCAAGTACTGGGTGAAGCCCGACATCGAGAACCGCGTGAAGGAAGGGTCGATCGCGGCGCACTTCAATGCCAATGTCGTGGAGATTCGGCCGACCGCGGTCGTGCTCGACTCCGGCGTCACGCTGCCTGCCGAGGGCGTGCTGCTTTTGACCGGCTACCGCGCCGACCCGGACTTCATGCGCCGCGCCGGCATCGACATCAACCCCGAGACGCTGGAGCCGGCGTATGACGCCGAGACCCACGAGACCAACGTGCCCGGGCTGTTCGTGGCCGGCGGGCAGGTCGCCGGCAAGAAGACCGGCAGCGTGTTCATCGAGAACGGCCGGTTCCACGGCGAGGTGATTGCCAAGACGCTGGCCGGGCGCATGTAG
- a CDS encoding VWA domain-containing protein produces MRFLIVAAIVTSASLLSAQAPQAPASQPVFRAGVELISVDVTALDGNGRQVTDLAATDFLVQVDGDARQVVSAEYIRSVDPFRVIGAPRKVVAAPDEAFFTSNAKGAPSGRLIMLLVDQGNIRTGAARAVMNSAKQFVDTLTPEDRVAVIAVPGPGELVDFTTDHDKVRESLLRIVGGSDPMKGRFNLGVTEAMALYTHNNLQLAIEVLKRECGTSVDAERCEREVEQDAAQIAADVRQRTNASVAGMRAVMQGLAGIEGPKSIILMSEGLVFEGLGGETEELAAAAADAQASIDVLLMDVPSFDAAQRERPNTQREDRDLQVTGLEMLAGASRGGLYRINTTAGFAFDRISRGIDGFYLLGVEARPDDRNGRRHNISVKSGRRGVTIRSRRTFLTSVSARATTPADAVTRALKSLLPINDLPLRLATWTYKEPGSSKVRVLVAAEAERLAGQPLGYTTGLLLVNKAGRGLAPAVAPRTLAEKAGDPGTAVFSASMAVDPGEYRLILSMADSEGRVGSVSRLVTAWQMDGPALAMGDLVVGGLTPGQAAPLVPAIEPAVGGGQMAALVEMYGSPAQLAGLEATLEILVNEDAPPLATIAMRIGAGASPEILAGTAQFSTTALPPGRYLARSTIRQAGKAQGHMTRPFRIVTESPALNDGVPVAASGGPLPAQMIAVLLGGLENFNSKELLTPAALTPMFAAAEGRPAASVAAVKEARGGDLGSAAMTALGDGDQALAAFFKGLELLQLSQLDKAAVQFQSAMQIAPGFTPARLYLGASLAAANRHKEAAGLIQSAANTPPNAVVARLAGEEWIKAGQPVLAIAPLELAMQQPGVDARTRKLMGMAYVLGGRPAEAVAVLTPYLETNPGDQSAQLAAIFGTYIRHLNAAQPATLAADQINVAKWSKAYTAAKGAMQPLVSAWVQHVQSLK; encoded by the coding sequence ATGCGATTCCTGATCGTCGCGGCCATCGTCACCTCCGCTTCCCTGCTGTCGGCGCAGGCGCCGCAGGCTCCCGCGTCGCAGCCGGTGTTCCGGGCCGGCGTCGAGCTCATCAGCGTGGACGTGACTGCACTCGACGGCAACGGCCGACAGGTCACCGACCTGGCCGCCACCGACTTCCTCGTCCAGGTTGACGGTGATGCCCGGCAGGTCGTGTCGGCCGAATACATTCGCTCCGTCGATCCGTTTCGCGTAATCGGCGCGCCGCGCAAGGTGGTGGCCGCGCCAGACGAGGCGTTCTTCACCTCCAACGCCAAGGGTGCGCCCAGTGGACGGCTGATCATGCTGCTCGTCGACCAGGGCAACATCCGCACCGGCGCCGCGCGCGCGGTCATGAACAGCGCCAAGCAATTCGTCGACACGCTCACGCCCGAGGATCGGGTCGCGGTGATCGCGGTGCCTGGCCCCGGCGAACTGGTCGACTTCACCACCGATCACGACAAGGTCCGTGAGTCGCTGCTGCGCATTGTCGGCGGCTCCGACCCGATGAAGGGCCGGTTCAACCTCGGCGTGACCGAGGCAATGGCGCTGTACACCCACAACAACCTGCAACTGGCGATCGAAGTGCTGAAGCGCGAGTGCGGGACGTCGGTGGACGCCGAACGGTGCGAGCGCGAGGTGGAACAGGATGCCGCACAGATTGCCGCCGATGTCCGGCAACGAACCAACGCCTCGGTGGCGGGCATGCGCGCGGTGATGCAGGGCCTGGCCGGCATCGAGGGACCGAAGTCGATCATCCTGATGTCGGAAGGGCTGGTCTTCGAAGGCCTGGGCGGCGAGACCGAAGAGCTGGCGGCGGCGGCCGCCGACGCCCAAGCCAGCATCGACGTGCTGCTGATGGATGTGCCGAGTTTTGATGCCGCCCAGCGCGAGCGCCCCAACACCCAGCGCGAGGACCGCGACCTGCAGGTCACCGGCCTCGAGATGCTGGCCGGCGCGTCGCGCGGCGGGCTGTACCGCATCAACACCACGGCGGGGTTCGCGTTCGACCGCATCTCGCGTGGCATCGACGGCTTCTACCTGCTGGGCGTCGAGGCGCGGCCCGACGACCGCAACGGCCGCCGCCACAACATTTCGGTGAAGTCGGGCCGCCGCGGCGTCACCATTCGCTCGCGGCGCACCTTCCTGACCTCGGTATCGGCCAGGGCCACCACGCCGGCCGACGCCGTGACGCGCGCGCTCAAGTCGCTGCTGCCCATCAACGACCTGCCGCTGCGCCTGGCGACCTGGACCTACAAGGAACCGGGCAGTTCGAAGGTGCGGGTGCTGGTGGCCGCCGAGGCGGAACGCCTGGCCGGTCAACCGCTCGGCTACACCACCGGCCTGTTGCTGGTGAACAAAGCGGGACGAGGCCTCGCGCCAGCCGTCGCGCCGCGAACGCTGGCCGAGAAGGCCGGCGATCCCGGCACCGCGGTGTTCTCGGCCTCAATGGCGGTGGACCCGGGAGAGTACCGGCTGATTCTGTCGATGGCCGACAGCGAGGGCCGCGTCGGCAGCGTGTCCCGCCTGGTCACCGCGTGGCAGATGGATGGACCGGCGCTGGCCATGGGGGACCTGGTCGTCGGCGGCCTCACGCCCGGGCAAGCCGCGCCGCTCGTGCCCGCGATCGAGCCCGCGGTCGGCGGCGGCCAGATGGCCGCCCTCGTTGAAATGTATGGCTCGCCGGCGCAACTGGCCGGACTCGAAGCCACACTCGAGATCCTGGTCAACGAAGATGCCCCGCCGCTCGCCACCATCGCCATGCGGATCGGCGCCGGGGCGTCGCCCGAGATTCTCGCCGGCACCGCGCAGTTCAGCACCACGGCACTGCCGCCGGGCCGCTACCTGGCGCGCAGCACGATTCGGCAGGCCGGCAAGGCCCAGGGCCACATGACTCGCCCCTTCCGCATCGTCACCGAGTCGCCCGCCTTGAACGACGGCGTGCCGGTGGCCGCGTCGGGCGGCCCGCTGCCTGCCCAGATGATCGCGGTGCTGCTCGGCGGGCTGGAGAATTTCAACTCCAAGGAACTGCTCACGCCGGCCGCGCTAACCCCGATGTTCGCCGCTGCCGAAGGCCGACCCGCCGCCTCGGTGGCTGCGGTCAAGGAAGCGCGCGGCGGGGACCTGGGCTCGGCGGCCATGACCGCGCTTGGCGACGGCGACCAGGCGCTGGCCGCCTTCTTCAAGGGACTCGAGCTGCTGCAGCTCTCGCAACTCGACAAGGCGGCCGTGCAGTTCCAAAGCGCGATGCAGATCGCGCCGGGGTTCACGCCGGCGCGCCTGTACCTGGGCGCGTCGCTCGCGGCGGCCAACCGCCACAAGGAGGCGGCCGGGCTGATCCAAAGCGCGGCGAACACGCCGCCGAACGCCGTGGTAGCGCGGCTCGCCGGCGAGGAGTGGATCAAGGCCGGACAGCCGGTGCTCGCCATCGCGCCGCTCGAACTGGCGATGCAGCAACCCGGCGTGGACGCGCGCACGCGCAAGCTGATGGGCATGGCCTACGTGCTGGGCGGCCGGCCCGCCGAGGCGGTGGCCGTGTTGACGCCGTACCTGGAGACCAACCCGGGCGATCAGTCGGCGCAACTGGCGGCGATCTTCGGCACCTACATCCGCCACCTGAACGCGGCACAGCCGGCGACGCTGGCCGCCGACCAGATCAACGTCGCCAAGTGGTCAAAGGCCTACACGGCGGCCAAGGGCGCGATGCAGCCGTTAGTGTCCGCCTGGGTTCAGCACGTGCAGTCACTGAAGTAG